Genomic DNA from Bacteroidales bacterium WCE2008:
GGTTTGCCGCACCCTTAACCTTGTTTTTTCGGCATCGAGGGTGCAACACCATGCCGCTGAGTGCGTTGTACTAAGGGGTAGTGCCCCCTCATCCCTGTTTTTCCGGCATTGAGGGTGCAGCACTGTGCCACTGAGTACCCTGTACTGTGGTATGCCGCACCCTTAACCTTGTTTTTTCGGCATCGAGGGTGCAACACCATGCCGCTGAGTGCGTTGTACTAAGGGGTAGTGCCCCCTCATCCCTGTTTTTCCGGCATTGAGGGTGCAGCACCGTGCCACTGAGTGGCCTGTATTAAGGGATGGCGCACCTTCAACATTCAAATGGTCCGCGCCGTTCCTTCTAGACTCTCTTTCTGAAAAGGAGCGTGATCATCACCGTATGTATGAAGAATATGGGAGCCCCGACAGCGATTATAGCCACATTCTCCGTTAATCGGAAAGCTATAAGTACAGTTAAGGCTGTTAAATCTTGAATAATGTGATGAAGTCTGAATTCTCGTTTTGTCTTTTCATCAGCTTTAATTTCTTTCTTCCAGAAGTACCTCTTGATTTGCCTGTCCGCATTGCCAAACAAGCTATCTACCAGATCTATAAAGATCACTGCTTCAACAATATTCAGAAACATTTTTATTATTTTCTTTTCCTTATCCGGATATAATGATCAAAAGAATTAGTAAGCTAAACCTCATTGGAATAGGAGTACAGTTCAAAGATAGGGGAAAGATTTGGGAAATTTAGAAGAAAAAACACAGCGATTGCAAAAACTGATGAAGGTGGAGACGTATTTGGGGATGTTGGGTGTATATAAGATAGAAAACGATTTTTATCTTTGTGGAAGGGAAATGATATTGTAAGTGTATAAGAATCTGGATAACCAGGAACTAGCCAGACGCTGCTCCCAAGGAGATAGATTGGCGGAAGATGAGCTGTATATAAGATATGCAGCCAAGGTGTATACGCTCTGCCGTCGTTACCTGGGAGACGATGAAGAGGCCAAGGACCTCATGCAGGAATCGCTCATCCAGGTTCTCGACAAGATACATACGTTCGACGGCAGCAAAGGTTCCCTCTATGGATGGATCAGCCGCATTGCGATCAACAAGGCGCTGAACCAGATCAAGCGGAAGCGATGGCGGACAGTCTCTCTGGATGCATGGTCCCGGGATACCATATCGGAGCCGACGGAAGAGGAGATGGAAATGATTCCGGAGGAGAAGCTGTTGGAATGGATAGCCGGGCTGCCGGATTTGAGAAGAGTCGTTTTTAACCTGTATTGTATCGACGGCTACTCGCACAAGGAGATCGGCAAGATGCTGGGGATCAGCGAGAAAGGGTCGGCCGGGGTGCTGGCTAAAGCAAGGAAACAACTGAAAGAAACGATAAGACACTATTTGAACGGACAGGAATCATGAGAAAATGGGATGACATAGTCAAGGACAAACTGGGAGAATACGCAAGTAATCTTCCGGAAGACAGCCTTGTCACGTTCCATTCTCGCCGCGCCTTGACTGGAGCGACGAAGGCGAAGCGCTTCCCGCTGGCCTGGGCTTTGGTACCTGCCATCGCAGCAGGGCTCGCCGCCGTCTTGTTCCTCAGGAAACCGACGGTTCAGGAGGAGGGCATCCAGATTATTCCGCAACCCGTGGAAGTATATGGTCAGGTAGATGACTGCCTGGACACTGCCACGCCTCCTGAACCAACAACGTTGATCGCGCAAGCAATCCGGACAAAAACAGTTCGGCACATGCCGAAGACTGAACAGCCGGAAGAGCCGGCAGTCGCCACCGAAGCCGAAGAACTCCTCCAAGCTGAAGAACCCCTCCAAGCCGAAGATGCCACGATTCCTGAAGCGGACGATATCGTTGCGGAGGATTCATCACCTTTCGTGCCTCTGTCATCGAAAGATAGCCCTTCCTTCAAAATAGGCAACGGAGGGGCAATCGCCGCCGGAGGCGGGCTTGTTGCCGCCCTTGCGACACAACTTGCCAAGACTGATATGAATGACGTTAACGATATTAGCGACATAGTACCAACACCAGGCAACGAAGGTGACATAAACGGTCCTCGTGATGGCATCAACGGTATTGATGATGGTATCAACGGTCCTTATGATGGCATCAACGTTCTTGAGGGAGACGCCTCGCATCGCAGGCCCTTGGTTGTCGGCATTTCCTTCAGGTACCCCGTCACGGAAAGGATCGGCATAACAACAGGTCTCGAATACTCGCTCTATTCGTCTTCGTTCTCTTACCTCACTGGCGAAAAGACCCAGTCAGTCCATTACCTGGGCATACCGGTCAGGCTGGACTGGACCTTCGCTTCAAGCAAATGGCTGGAGGCTTATCTTGGTGCCGGGATCAAAGGCGATTTATGCATGGGCGCTAAGCTGGACGGAAAATCCATCGGCAAAGACGGCCCTGCATTCCGGCTGCTCGGCGTCAGCGGCATCCAGTTCAACGCGACCAGAAGGCTCAGCCTCTTCGTTGAACCGGAAATCAGCTGGACTCTTCCCTCCGGCCGCCGGGTCTTATTCACTTACAGCAGCGAGCATCCGTGGATGTTCACGGTAGCTACCGGAGTCAGAATCAATCTTGGAAAGTAGAAATCTTAAAAATATCAGATTTATGGACAGTAAACTTATGAAATGGTTTTTAGCACCGATCGTTTTCCTTTTGTTGTCGCTGGTGTCATGTGAAAAGAAGGCGCCCTGTCACGAAGAAGATTATAACATTACTGCAGCCGAGGCCGTAGAAATTGTCACTCCAATCCTTGACAAATACTCAGAAGAACATCGCTTTTGGTTAATCAGCAAGGATCCGATTCCGGCTAATACAACCTTGAAATATGGCCAGTTCGGATACTATGATCCACACTCGGAGTACTGCGGTAAATTCAAATCCCCCAATTACAAAGCCTGGCTGATTATGATTGGCCCAGACGCGAGAATCGATGGCTCCGTATATGGAACGGTGAATTTATTCGTTGATGTCAATACCGGGGAATATGAGGAGATCCGTGCCGACGGACAAATCTCAGATATAGAATGGGGTAACATCGTACAATCCTGATTAAGGATCTTCAGATGTGATCCTAAACCAAAAAATTTCAGATTTATGGACAGTAAACTTATGAAATGGTTCTTAGCACCGATCGTTCTCCTTTTGTTGTCACTGGTGTCATGTGAAAAGAAGGAGCCTGGTAACGAAGAAAATTATAACATTACTGCAGCCGAGGCCGTTGAAATTGTCGGGCCAATCCTTGACAAATACTTAGAAGAACATCGCTTTTGGTTAATCAGCAAAAGTCCGATTCCGGCTAATACTACCTTGAAATATGGTCCGCTCGGAGTGTATGATCCATCCTGGGAGAACTGCGGTAAATTCAAATCCCCCAATTACAAAGCCTGGCTGATAACGATTATGCCGGGCTCGGGAATCGATGGCGACATACGTGGAACGGTGAATTTATTCGTTGATGTCAATACCGGGAAATATGAGGATTTCTGTGTCGACGGACAGATTTCAGGTATAGTGTGGTGTAGTATTGTACTATCATGATTATGGATCTTCAGATGTGATTTTATACCAAAAAATTTCAGATTTATGGACAGTAAACTTATGAAATGGTTCTTAGCACCGATCGTTTTGCTTTCGTTGTCACTGGCGTCATGTGAAAAGAAGGAGCCTGGTAACGAAGAAAATTATAACATTACTGCAGCCGAGGCCGTTGAAATTGTCGGGCCAATCCTTGACAAATACTCAGGAAAATATCGCCCATGGAATATCAGCAAGGATCCGATTCCGGCTAAAACGACCTTGAAATATGGTCCGTTCGGAATGTATGATCCATCCTCGGAGAACTGCGGTAAATTCAAATCCCCCAATTACAAAGCCTGGCTGATTATGATTGGGCCAGACTCGAGAATCAATGGCTACGTAGCTGGAACGGTGAATTTATTTGTTGATGTCAATACAGGGAAATATGAGGATTTCTGTGTCGACGGAGAGATCTCGGGTATAGAATGGAATTATAATATCTATAGATGTGATCCTAAACCAAAAAAATTACATTTTTATTAAAACTGCCCCGGGCCCTTTGAAACCTTTGAAAAAAGAGCGAAATTTCGGTCACTTAATCGTGTGACATGGAAACAACAACAATTATCTCTGCAATCCTTACGCTGGTAGCGGGTATAGGAATCTTCCTCGTGGCTTGCCAGATGATGAGCTCCAATCTTGAATCAGTCAGTTCCAAAGGTCTTAAGAACATGTTCTCCAAAGCCTCCGGGAGCAAACTCCTCGGCGTCGGCATCGGCACAGTCGGTACGGCCGCCATCCAGAGCTCAGGAGCCACGACCGTCATGGTCATCGGTTTCGTGAATGCAGGGATCATGTCGCTGACCCAGGCGGCCACGATAATCTACGGCGCCAATATCGGTACGACAGTCACTGCCCAGATCGTCGCCCTCGGTATGTTCGGAGGCAACTCGATCTCGACGACAATCCTGTTCTCGACCTTCGCCGGCATCGGAGCCTTCGTCGCCCTCTTCGCCAAGAACGAGACGCTTAAACGAATCGGCGGCATCCTGACCGGCTTCGGAATGCTCTTCGTCGGTCTCAGCATGATGAGCGGGTCCATGTCCGATTTCGCCCATGTCGACGCTGTCAAGATATTCCTCTCCAGAATAGGCAATCCGATCATTCTGGTATTGCTCGGCGCGCTCTTTACGGCG
This window encodes:
- a CDS encoding RNA polymerase sigma-70 factor, ECF subfamily — protein: MYKNLDNQELARRCSQGDRLAEDELYIRYAAKVYTLCRRYLGDDEEAKDLMQESLIQVLDKIHTFDGSKGSLYGWISRIAINKALNQIKRKRWRTVSLDAWSRDTISEPTEEEMEMIPEEKLLEWIAGLPDLRRVVFNLYCIDGYSHKEIGKMLGISEKGSAGVLAKARKQLKETIRHYLNGQES
- a CDS encoding Outer membrane protein beta-barrel domain-containing protein, producing the protein MRKWDDIVKDKLGEYASNLPEDSLVTFHSRRALTGATKAKRFPLAWALVPAIAAGLAAVLFLRKPTVQEEGIQIIPQPVEVYGQVDDCLDTATPPEPTTLIAQAIRTKTVRHMPKTEQPEEPAVATEAEELLQAEEPLQAEDATIPEADDIVAEDSSPFVPLSSKDSPSFKIGNGGAIAAGGGLVAALATQLAKTDMNDVNDISDIVPTPGNEGDINGPRDGINGIDDGINGPYDGINVLEGDASHRRPLVVGISFRYPVTERIGITTGLEYSLYSSSFSYLTGEKTQSVHYLGIPVRLDWTFASSKWLEAYLGAGIKGDLCMGAKLDGKSIGKDGPAFRLLGVSGIQFNATRRLSLFVEPEISWTLPSGRRVLFTYSSEHPWMFTVATGVRINLGK